The nucleotide window TTGTCCTCCAGCCGTCCCACCAGCAGACGGTTCCAGTAGGCTCTTTCCAGATGGACAATGCGGCCTCCGATCTGCAGCAGCTCTTCCGGTGAAAAGTCCATGCCGGTGGCTGCGGAAAGCATGGCTGCCATATGTTCCGGAAGAACGGCAAAAGACCAGCTGTGGGTAAAGCTGCACTGGGTCAGGCAGTCGCCCACCGCTTTGAGATCCTCCTGATATTTTTCCATTTCCGGTTTTTTCACTTTTGAAAGGGGTTTTTCAGCCGCCTTATCTCCCAGGGTTTTCTCCACCAGGCCGGGATAGAAGGCCCCGGTCAGTTCCAGGCAGGCCAGTCCCTGGAGGTGATCTCCCCCCCGCCGTCCGGTGGCAAAACCGATGCCAAAGGCAAAACCCAGGCCCCGGGGATCGTCCTGGGACATGGTATGTCCCTTAATGCTCATGGTATATTCATGCCCGCAATCCAGCTTTTTGGCCGCATGGTGGGCCCCTTCAGCCAGAATATCTCCGAATCCTTCCCGGGAAGCAATCATCCGGACCAGCTTGTCGATCAACTCCTGATCACCCCACCTGAGTGTCAGCCCATTGGTCTCCTTTTTGGTGAGCAGCCCTTTTTCGTAACACTCCATGGCCCATGAAATGGCTCCCCCGCAGGAGCAGGAGTCCATACCCAGTTCGTTGACCAGTCTGTTGTTGTGAATCACCGAAGCCGGGTCCAACAAACCGATTCGGGGCCCCATGGCAGTAACGGTTTCATACTCCGGCCCCCCTGTTATCTCACCGGCATATTCTCCCTTGGAGATCCTGCTGAACCTTCCGCAGGCGATGGAACAGGCAAAGCACCCTTCCCGGTGAGCCAGAAACCGATCCCGATGGTTCTCACCGTTCAGCAGATCAGCATCGGGGTGATGCCCTTTTTGAAAATTTTTCCAGCAAAACCAACCCTGGTCATGATTTGCCGGTGTGGTGAGAAGCAGTGTCCCCTGGTCGTTGAGCATCTGAACCATGGCATCCTGCCGCATCTTTTTCCGGGCCCGGGAGCAGATTTCGAAAAACTCCCGGGGCCGGGCAATCTCAACCGGATTGGTCCCCCGAAGAGCAATGGCTTTCAGATTTTTGGAACCCATGACCGCTCCCATGCCACACCTGCCCGCAGCCCGGTACACATCATTAATGATGCAGGCATAACGAACCAGGTTTTCGCCGGCCAGCCCGATAAGGGCAATATGGAGTTCATGGTTTTGCAGCTCGTTTTTGATGAGCGTGTCTGTTTCAGGAATGTTTTTTCCCCACAGATGTTCGGCATCCCGTATTTCAACCCGGCCGTTGTTGATATAAAGATATACCGGACTGTCAGCCTTTCCCTGAATCACCAGCTGATCGTATCCGGCATATTTGAGTTCCGCACCCCAGTGCCCACCCATGTTGGCATCTCCGAAACCGGCGGGGTCCTGTGCCGGCGATTTGGAGGTCACCGTGCATCTGCCACTGGAGGGGGCAAAGGTTCCCGTGAGGGGACCGACGCCGAAGATAAGCCGGTTTTCAGGTGAAAAAGGATCCAATTCCGGTTCTGTTTCACGGTAGAGAAGTTCCGAGTTAAGGCCCCGTCCTCCGAGCCATTTTCTCAAGTGTTCCTTTGATATCTCTTCCACCGTGACCTTCCCGCCGGTCAGATCAATACGCAATCTTTTACCGTTATACCCTTGCATAATTTTCCTCCTCCGCAATGTGTCTCTGGTGTGACTGCCGACGCCTGGAGGACATGTACTCTTCAGCGGAAACATACATGAGGGCACCCGAGTCGCAGAATGTGGTGCATATGGTCTCCCCCCCGCACAAGTGGCATTTGAAGGCCACCTCTTTTTCGGGATGGAAACCGATTTGTCCAAAGGGGCAGGACTGGAGACACTGACGACACCCCATGCATGCCTCCTCATCAATCACCACAGCACCTGTTACCTTATCCCGAACAATGGCTCCGGTGGGACAAGCCGACATGCATTGGGGTTTGCTGCAATGGAAACAGATGCCGGGAAAACTCACTCCGGTTCTTTCAAATTTTGTTATCCGTATCCGTGAGAGAGCCGGGCTGCACTTTTGCTCATTGTACAAAGAGCAGGCCATCTCGCAGGATCGGCATCCTGTGCATTTCATCGGATCAACCATTAAAGCCTTATTCTCAGCCATTTATTCTTCCTTATCACAAAAACGTTGAAATAGCGCCTCCGGCGGCCCTGCCGGGGGCCAAACTTTTATAAAGTTTGACAGAATCAATTATGACACCCATGCCCATATGTTTCTATCGACAGAAACATATAGAAGTTTGCAAAAATATCAAGTGTTTTTTTGAATAATATTTTTTGATTGTATTATAAAATGGCCAAGTCCGCTTGGTCTCAACATTATATAGGAGGTTAGAGAGAAAGTTTCTTTCGCCAGTCCTGAGAGGATTTGACCTAATATCCGGTCAGCTCCACATATCCAAAGCCGTTGATTTCTTTGCCGGAGAATCGGGCCGCCCCTTCCCAGTAGGGGAACATATGGATGTGTTCCTGGTTCGGGATTACGGGGGTGACGGCCATTTTAATGCCGTGGCCGGGCAGGGTGATCTCCCATGCTCCCGGATATCGCCTGCCTGTTGCCGGGCTGGTCCAATATCCCTTTGTTTGAATAGTAAAATCATCTTTGTTCAGGATTTCATAGGTGCCGTCAGGAAAGCAGAGACTGCCGAAGCCATAATTGTTGGGTGTTCCGTCGGGCTTTCTGATTTGACAGACCATGAAATCGCGTCCGTCATCCAGGTGGGCCGAGAACCAGTCCCATCCGGACACGTCAGCGTCCAGGGCACTGGTACTCCATTCGTGGTCAAACCAGGTGTTGCCGTCAACCTTATGTATATCCGGGCCGACTTGAAGGGTGCCGCTTGTCTTAAGTCTGGGCAGTGAATAATAAAAAGAGGCATTGAAAGGTTTGCGGCCTTTTCGGCTAAGCCCCTGGTTGCCTTGCAGGATAACGGGTTTTTCTTGGGTTAAAACCAGTTCAAGCAATATCTCATCTCCTCTGGCCGTCAGAACCAGGCGGTCATTGACCTG belongs to Desulfobacula toluolica Tol2 and includes:
- a CDS encoding lipocalin-like domain-containing protein; its protein translation is MQALSSTAEGECYDKADAPRPIGFPKDAGSHDGFRTEWWYYTGNLKNNQGRHFGYQLTFFRQALSCEPVKGASKWRTRQLYFAHFAVTDTRSGTFYSNLRMNRQSLGIAGSQQNPYTVWVDDWRVRQVNDRLVLTARGDEILLELVLTQEKPVILQGNQGLSRKGRKPFNASFYYSLPRLKTSGTLQVGPDIHKVDGNTWFDHEWSTSALDADVSGWDWFSAHLDDGRDFMVCQIRKPDGTPNNYGFGSLCFPDGTYEILNKDDFTIQTKGYWTSPATGRRYPGAWEITLPGHGIKMAVTPVIPNQEHIHMFPYWEGAARFSGKEINGFGYVELTGY
- a CDS encoding aldehyde ferredoxin oxidoreductase family protein, with the translated sequence MQGYNGKRLRIDLTGGKVTVEEISKEHLRKWLGGRGLNSELLYRETEPELDPFSPENRLIFGVGPLTGTFAPSSGRCTVTSKSPAQDPAGFGDANMGGHWGAELKYAGYDQLVIQGKADSPVYLYINNGRVEIRDAEHLWGKNIPETDTLIKNELQNHELHIALIGLAGENLVRYACIINDVYRAAGRCGMGAVMGSKNLKAIALRGTNPVEIARPREFFEICSRARKKMRQDAMVQMLNDQGTLLLTTPANHDQGWFCWKNFQKGHHPDADLLNGENHRDRFLAHREGCFACSIACGRFSRISKGEYAGEITGGPEYETVTAMGPRIGLLDPASVIHNNRLVNELGMDSCSCGGAISWAMECYEKGLLTKKETNGLTLRWGDQELIDKLVRMIASREGFGDILAEGAHHAAKKLDCGHEYTMSIKGHTMSQDDPRGLGFAFGIGFATGRRGGDHLQGLACLELTGAFYPGLVEKTLGDKAAEKPLSKVKKPEMEKYQEDLKAVGDCLTQCSFTHSWSFAVLPEHMAAMLSAATGMDFSPEELLQIGGRIVHLERAYWNRLLVGRLEDKNPRRFTEEPMPDGPNKGSLFPEAELIPLYYQVRGWDPETGFPTADVLNEYGLPDIADELEPYRIKYLEYV
- a CDS encoding 4Fe-4S dicluster domain-containing protein; the protein is MAENKALMVDPMKCTGCRSCEMACSLYNEQKCSPALSRIRITKFERTGVSFPGICFHCSKPQCMSACPTGAIVRDKVTGAVVIDEEACMGCRQCLQSCPFGQIGFHPEKEVAFKCHLCGGETICTTFCDSGALMYVSAEEYMSSRRRQSHQRHIAEEENYARV